TTTCATTCTGGCCACCTTTTCCACCTCCCAAAGTTTTCCGGTCAGCCATATCGtggtcagaaaaccctcatcaTCGTCAACATTTTTTCGACGACATTTTCCGATGACTTTTTCGGTGACTCTTTTTTTCCAGCAATATTTTCCGACACCCACCACATCATCAGGAGCGCAAAGAGGAGATctgcaacttttctcaaagcaccggagccaaAAACCGATCCACGCGCCTCCCATGCGCCATTTTTCTCCGGCGGCCTGAATCCCACGTGCTGGCGCTTGAGGGCGCGTGGCCCACTTTCTGGAGCCGAGCTTCTACTAGCAGGCTCGTCCGGCGCCGTCTTGCACTTCTAAGCCTCCGTCAGTCCTCTCCAAACCctacttctccatttttttggcatttcagcCTCCGCAGGTCTTCTTTCAGCCTCCTCCGGCCTCCAACAGCAACTCCCTTCCTTGGCCGAGACTTGTGTGTGCTTTAGGAAggcctcttcttcatctccaatcacttttctcctttgtttgggtcCCGACATACCAGGTTCTTCTTCCACAACTGTGATCCGACCTCcctttagggctctcttcgatccaaacgtgATTCAATCTCAAGTAAAGTGGATATGGcgactaaaaatcctatttttacatCTGTCATCTCTAGATCTCCTACTATCACATCggaaaaattgattggtagtgATTATGATGCCTATCTCCGATATCAGGCAGCCACATCAGCTTCTgttgcttctgttgcccagaccGGTAATGTCTCTGTCTACTTTACTCAGTCTCCTTCTCTTGGCCTCTGGATTCTAGATTTTGGAGCATATGATCATATCTCTGGTAATAAAcaccttttctcctctattactactacttctaccttacctactgttactttagctaatgattcccaaactatggctaaaggtattggtttggctcaTCGTCCCCCTTCTCTACCTCTCTATTCTGTCCTTTATACCCCtaagtgtccttttaatcttatttccattagcaaaataactcgcactcttaactgttctatcactttttctgataaatCTGTGATCTTGCAGGACCgaagtacggggaagacgattggcatagggcatgagtctcaaggcctctatcacctcacatcACCTTCATCTCCTGTAGCTTGCATTTCCACCAATGCTCCTCTTCTCATTCACAGTCGTCTAGGtcatcctagtctctccaagttccagaagatggtctctcgtttttccactttgtccTCGCTTACGTGTGAGTCGTGTCAACTTGGGATACATACttgtgtctcgttcccaaagcgtttgaataatcgagcaaagtctccttttgaacttgtccacactgatgtttggggtccgtgTCGGACcacgtctactttaggatttcagtattttgtcactttcattgatgactattcaagatgtacgtggttattttttatgaaaaatcgagctgagttattctctattttccataaattttatactgaaatccaaacacaattcaatgtttctattcgagtgttacgcagtgacaatgctcgggaatatttttctacaccctttacttcttttatgtcccaacatgggatcctccATTAGtcatcttgtgctcatactcctcaacaaaatgggattgCTGAATGTAAAAATTGACATCTTATTGAGACAGTTCGTACCCTCCTTCTCCATAGttatgttccttttcgtttttggggggacgttgTTCTTGCAGCCTGttacttgattaatcgtatgccctcatccATATTACATGACCAAATCACTCATTCCCTCCTTTTTCCTACCcaacctctttattttcttcctcctcgtgtctttggttgtacttattttgttcatactctcacacctggacaggacaagctctcCGCCAAGGCTacgaaatgcatcttcttgggatactctcgACTTCTGAAGggctatcgttgttattcccctgACACTCATCGTTATTTTCTCTCCgttgatgtcaccttctttgaggactctccattcttctcatcctctaaatctcttcccatttctgaaGTATCGTCACTTCCCTATATAGCCCCCCCTTCAGATGCGCCCTCTCGTCCTCTTCAAGTTTATCATCGTCGACATCGTACTGTtgctcctcctctctcttcaGCTGAGGTACCTGATGACTCACCTCTTATCCCACCGATTTCTCCTACCCCGGCCCTATCATCTACTAACCATTTGCCtattgctcttcggaaaggtaatcgatctactcgtaatcctcatcctatttataattttttaagctaCCATCAATTATCTCCATCCTATTCTACCTTTGTCTCTACTTTATCCTCTATTTCTCTTCCTAAGAGCACTAGTGAGACACTTTCTCATCCTGGGTGGCGACAAGCAATGattgatgaaatggctgctctgcactccaatggcacatgagatcttgtttctttacctcctagtaaatctacagttggatgTCGTTAGGTCTACACTGTTaaagttggtcctgatggtcaggttgatcgccttaaggcccgcttggtTGCTAAAAGTTATACTCAGATTTATGGTTGTGACTATGGTGACaccttctctcctgttgccaagattgcttttGTTCGCTTATTTCTCTCCATGACAACTATGTGtcattggcctctttatcagttggatattaagaatgttttccttcatggtgaacttctcgaggaagtgtatatggagcaaccacctggttttgttgctcaggaggagtctggtttagtgtggaAGTTACACcgctctctatatggcttgaaacaatctcctcagGCATGGTTTGGGCGTTTTAGttcagttgttcaagagtttggaatgCTTCGGAGTGAAGCAgatcattcagttttctatcatcataactcttcgagccagtgcatctatttggtagtttatgtggatgacattgtcattacaggcagtgatgaGGAGGGTATCCAAatactaaagcaacaccttttcaaccactttcaaaccaaagacttgggcaaactcaagtactttctgggacttgaaatagctcaatccagttcaggtgtggttatgtcacaaaggaagtatgccttagacatcttggaagaaacaggtatgttagaatgtaaacctgttgacactcctatggatccaaatgtcaaacttgtaccagaaCAGGGGGAATATCTaagagatcctgggagatatcgacgacttataggcaaactgaactacctcaccatcactcggccagacatctcttttcctgtgagtgtggttagtcaatttctacagtcaccatgtgacaaCCATTGGAATGTTGTGATCCGCATTCTTGGATATATTAAAGGAACAGCAAGCCAAGGCATGTTGTATGAAGACAGGGGTCATACCcaaattgttggttacacagatgcagactgGGCTAATTCACCCTCAGATAGGCGTTCCACCTCaaggtattgtgtttttattggaggtaacttaacatcctggaagaataagaaataagaTGTAGTGGTCAGATCAAGCGCCGAAGCtaagtatcgagctatggctttggcaacatgtgaactcatatggttgaggcaactccttcaggagttgagatttggaaaagatgaacagATAAAGCTAGTCTATGACaatcaggccgcattacatattgcatccaatccagtctttcatgaaaggaccaagcatattgaagttgattgtcacttcattagagagaagattgcatcagggtgtgttgctacaagttttgttaattccaATGATCAACTcgcagacatcttcactaaatctctcaaaggtcctaggattaaatacatttgtaacaagcttggtgcatatgacatatatgctccaacttgagggggagtattgaatataatgtatttatagtgtacaatctttctttcctttcttaatataggtcacatatatggtagttagttcaacctagccttgtatatatatttctctatcgtaagaagttaatcatatgaatgagaattaaggttttctctctctctctttcaacaataCTATCCAGGAGACCACCAAGTCATAAAAACAATCAGAATGATAAAGGGCCTCTAAATAATTTCCAACAACATCAAATCATCCCCCTTTTATTAgaaaatagcaataataatgTAGCTGTTCCAACAAAAATAGGATCCAGCAATTCAATTCAACCGTTCATACCCATTCCTAAGCCTTGAGCTCTTGTCAATCTCTCTGATCCAATCCAAAGTGATACAAATCCCAAATATGGTCCCAAATAGGAAAAGAATTCATTGTCCCACATTCTGCAGAGACCAAGAAAAGTGTGTGAAAACCGTATCTCCAATCAAAACAAGATTTCAAAGATGGATAGAGGATAAAGAGACAAATATGCTTGTGAGCCTGGACTGCTAATGTTAGCATCTGTAAGAACGATGACATCAGCAAATTCTGTTTTGCTAGGTTCATAGATCATATGATTTCTACTCTGATAGCAATTCCTCATTTGAGTATGAGCAGAAGAAAAGTAGGAGAAAGGGAAAAGGCAAAAAGAATGAGGGAGGATATGGAAGGAGAAAAGTGTCTTATCCTAGAAGTAGAAAAGCATGCAACTACCTAGCCACAACATTTATCCCGCTTCTTactaccaaataaataaaactggTGACCAGAGAAAAGAGATTTCTGctaagaaaagaaattatatcACAAGAAGACTGCAagtaaaatttcttttacaacAAATAGATTACACACATATATGCAACTATGCTAAATTTCAGTCTCTCTAGTTCACTCCTTGGGTGATTAACAGGAATCTGAACCCTCCTATGCCTTAACCACAAATCAAACTGACCAAAAACAAGTCTGTAACTATCTCAACCAGCATTATTTTACTGGAAAGAAgggtaaaacaagaaaaataaaaactccaaGGAGCCATTTTCAGGATCAAGGACATTTATCATGTCTCACCTCTCAACTGAAAGAGGCTGTCTGCTCATTACTTCACCATGTCCAGAGATTAATGCCCTaaagaaatgaacaaaaagTTGATGTTAAATCAAAATAGGTGATTTCACATggtaaaagagaaaagaaaaaaaaaaggaagtttaAACTGTTCAACAAAATGGATCAACTCTATTTAGTTTTCCATATATCCTTTAAACATTTCAACAAAATGGACCACTCTATTAGTATTCCGTATATCCTCTAGAACACAAGCACCAAAGAAATGGAACAATCACCATGGGCAtaaatgataatgaaaaaaattgaaaccatattttcttattcttttttctttttcttggattgGCAATACAAACCAggtgattttatgaaatattgaaCTAGAACTGATACTCCAGACATGCAACAAGGTAAACTCATTTCAAATGCTTTAAGAAACATAGAGCATCAAGCCCAAATGCAGTAGAAAACAAAATGGAAGTATCTGATTATATGTAAAATTcaaattcacaaaaataaataaatagaacaaTTAAAGTAAATTTTAGACCCTCCATTCATACATGAGAAGAAAGTGTCAGAAGGTGCATGATGCGTTCCTCTGTTCATACATGAGCAAAAAGTGTCAGAAGGTCCTTGATAAGTGCTCCTACATTTGTCCCATCAGCTTACTCTCTGCCACATTTATATTGGGAGGAGGTACAACGCCACTGTCATTTCCCAAGCCTAAATGGGGATGAAGTTCTGAGCCACCACCATTGCCAATGTTCAAATCAGGAGGAACCGAACTACCATTGTTGCCCATGTTTAAATTGGCAGGAGGAGTGAAGCCACTGCCATTGCCTATGCTTAAATTGGAAGGAGGCAACAAGCCACTGCCACTGGTCATGTTTAAATTAGAAGGAGGCACCAAGCCACTGCCATTGCCCATATTTAAATTGGGACGAGGCACCAAGCCACTCCCATTGCCCATGTTTAAATTGGGAGGAGGCGTTGAGCCACTGCCATTGCGCACAATCAAATTGGAAGGAGGTATTGAGCTGTTACCATTACGCATGTTTGAATTGCGAGGCATCAAGCCACCAACATTGCTCACAACTTTAGCCTTCCTGGAATCAATTAACAAAGATGTATGAGATGGATAAAGCAGATGAAGTAGAGTGAAATCTTTAGTTCATACCTAACAACTTTTCGCTTCGAACCGGCTACTTTAGGCTTCattccttttccaaaacaaaaagaatgttATCTCAATTTCCATCAAGAACCACCTCATAACagaaataaaaaggtaaaaacttCAGCTAAGCTCCAAGCACTCACCTGATTTAAGAGCCAAAGATGTTGAAGCTGGTTTGCGGTTTCCCCTCTCTGCCTTTATTGAAGCAATAACAGAATCGGCAGAAGGGCCCAAACCTTTTCTTGCAACTAGTTTCACTCCAAGCTTTTCACAGAGGAAATTCAACCTCATGTCATCACCTCCCCTCACTTCTCTTAGTTCAAGGGCTTGTTGTCTTGACAACAGAGTGTAAATATGAAGCTGCTGCTGATGATTAAAATGTGACTCAAGCTGCTGAAAAAGCAATTTATTTGAATGATTCTGGTCCAGTTTTGAACCTTTTCGTGGCCCAGTAAATGTCACCCTTAAAATTACCATTGACTTGGGATCAGAATTTTTCTTCCCAAAAATAACAGCAAAGCTCCCAAACTCTAAATCAGGCTCCCTGAATAAATCTGCCAGAAGGGAAGCACAAGAATGTGCATTCTTTGATGGGCTTCTTTCAATCTTTATCCGCATGACTCGAGCATTAGCATAGTGAGCCATGTTTGCAGCTTCCCTTAGCCCACTAAGAAAGGCTCCATGCATAGTTGCAGGGTATCGCCTAGTAGTAGCCTCTCCTGCAAAGAAAAGTCTTCCATCCCCCACATTTTCCGCTAAGATGTCATAGTCATCTCCTGATGCCCCCACAGCAACATTTGAGTACGAACCTAGGCTGAAAGGATCACTACCCCATCTGGTACAGACGGTTTGGATAGGCTCTGGAACATTGATTCCTTGTGGTTCGTAAATCCCTGTGTGAATTTACCCGAAAGCCTCATAAGAATCGTTATGTAATTcattgaaaatttccaaaatttaggAATTATTAGTATTAGCAGTAATCAGACTAtagaattcattaaaaaaaaaacatgatattaaaaaggaaaaggactCGTGGAAATTTTAAGAAGGTGAAAAGGCAATCCAcaaaagaagtaaaataaagtGCCACTGTCTCAGACTTACAATGAAGTTAACATATAAGTTGTCAATAATGGAAAAACTAGAAACACTAGAGGAAAAGAACTTGTAAATAATGTATTTATGTGCAAAGAATAGCATAATGTGTGTTTACTGAGACATTTCAATTACCATGTTAGATTtcaaaaattcttaaaaactcTCCCATATGGATATCACTTGACAAAACGGATTTAAAACAAGGACATGAAAGGAAGTAAATATGGATACCCCTGAGAATTTGAATAACCCAAGTCACAGCATCAGTAGGTGGCATGCTCTCAAACTTATGTGCAGCTTCTCCTGCTACTAAAGCAATCAAGAGAGGACCACCAGCAACAGTTGCATAGCTGTAGAACAGGAAAAACTCTCCCCGGCGACTTGGATCATCAGACAGATGACCAAATGTGTCAAGATCTGTGCCCCAGAACACATGAGGAAAAAGCATTGCAACCTTATTTAATAAACCAAATCCCAGCCTCTTGATCCCATCAAGCTTTCTTTGAGGCAACTCTGGAATAAATTTGATAGATCCACTCTTCAAAACCCCAAGTGGAACAGTACATAGTGCCATGTCACCCTCAAATACCTGGTTCCCAGCAATCACCTGTACTCCATCACTACCATACCTTATCGTGTGCACAGTTTTTTCATAAAGGATGGGCACATTctcagacaaaacctgaactagCCTCCCATTCCCCCCAGGCAAGAAGCAATGGTCCCCTCCCATATCATATGGATCATCTTGGTCCCAGAATGCAAGTGAAAGCTTTGAAAGCAAACCTGCATTTGCATATTCCAAATTTGCAAGATGCCAATTAAACAGGTTCATCTCCTCAGCATTTACAGCATCCCCACACACCTGTCTAAAAGTCTCCAGTGCTGCCCCAAGTGAGACATCCACTGAAACCTCCCCCATTAGCTGTCTTAACTTGCTTGCCTTATCCAAAAGGCGATTAAAATCGGCTTCCACCTTCAAATCCATGTCTGGGTCAACAGGTTTTCCATCCACACTATAAAGCGGGCACTTGTCTCTCACCTTATGAAGGTGATAGCCCAATTGCCGGGCCACAATCCCAAGCGGGTTTCCATGTGTACCAGTTAACACACTACCCCCCAAATCCGCAGCCGCAGTCCTATTCCCTCCCTCCATTTTCTTTGTATAAACCCTTCCACCTGCTCGTTTCCTACCCTCCAAAACAGTTACCTTATACCCAAACCGCATTAATTGTCGGGCTGCAGCCAATCCTGCAAGCCCTGCCCCTATCACAACCACATTCTGCTTACTGGGTTCAGTTggaattttttctttgattgcATGTGCAACCCCGAAATTAACATATCCATGTGTAACCAAAAAATTATAAGCAGAGTCCAGAAGAATGTGACAATGTGATGGTACTGAACCAAGAAACATCTCTTTTGCAACCCAATTTGACACATTCTCCCGCCATTTCGCTAGAATGTGGTTTCGGATGAGAATATAATTAACTTGCTCGATTCCACCAATTATAGAAAGAACCCCAGCATCAATTTCCTCCTCGGTGAGGGAATCAGCCGGAAAACCAGCCGAAAGTGCAATCAAGGCCTCAGATGTGGCTTCTTTGTTGATAACAATGATTTCATCAGATATATCAGGAACAGCGGTGGTTGAAGAAGTAGGGTTTTCTATACTAAGTTtggaaaaagaagttgaagaagaagaagcaccAACAAGATAATTGTTACCGTTGATTGTACCGTTGGAAGTGTGAGGAATTTGAAACACCTGATTCTGTGATGGAGTAAACGTCGCGGCGCTGCGAGGTCTGCCTCGTCTTCTCTTCCTAGGGATGGAAAGCGAAAGAAAGTGGTCCGGATAAGGGTTATGGTTAGAGTTAGGGACAGGGTCAGGATTAggattagggttagggtttgaaATTGGGTTCGAATTGGTGTTGGAGCTAGGGTGAGGGTTATTATTAGGATTAGGGTTTGAATGAGGTACAAAAATGGTGTATTGAAGGGGATCCAGAGGAAGAGGAGGGAATGAAGAGAATTCGGAGATTTGATTCGATGGGTCCATACTTCTCTGTTCTTCTACTTTCGCTGAGGCGAGGCTAAGGAAGAAGGAAACTTGCGGTTTGGTTGCTGAGATAGTTTGATATGTGCTGGCTAAATACTTGGCTCCGACGTGGCGTGTTTCTCACTGTTAAGACTTGGCACAGTTACAACGCGCATGCCACCATGGCTTCATCGGTTTTTTTTGGACAAACTTTatatttaaactcaaatttgatataataaaataaaatacttttaccTTTAAGTCAtgtttaattcctaaaaaaatagaaagaaaaaaaaatatttaaaaaaaattatttcaaattaaatataatcaacactagttataaatttatatttaaatttttttttctctttattttattttttttgcattttcccttaaatttttaggaaccaaacacaACTTAATCAACGCCTAATTGCCCAAAATCCATTACAAGTTCATTcatgtcattatttttttcaagttttttttatattttttattttaccaatCCATtgtaccattttttattttatttttttgttattttaccTTTGTTCCTTGagttaaatattgaaaatgggagtttttAGCCATCACTCGAAATGTAGTCAATCAAACAAACATCCATGTGTACTTTTTAACCTTATAACAACTCCCTATACATTAACCAAAGGATGACCAAATGTATGGTTTATGGAACTTTTTGCCTAACTACGAGTCAACCAATATAAATTTGGCCTTAGGAAAACTTACAAATACATacttgaaaattattcaaacttAAAGCGCTTTTATACAAGTAGTTGAGGAAACTTTTTGTGGAATGTAAGGGTCCATTAGAACCTTCGTATCCAagtattcaaaaaattaattaaaaagtttcGGTTAAGGAAGTTTTTAGCATAATAAACATATCTCTAAACTTAGGAAGAAGTCAGAGGAAATGGACATAAGTGATTGTTAAATTgctatatataaattattgtttgCAATCTCTCTTACTCTTTATCTTATCTTCCTTTAttgttatttgtatttaattcataatgttatttgtttatatttgtgcaaaaaaaaatattgaaaattgaataacaCATAATTCAGTCCTCTCTTGGATGTATTACTAGACTCAATTagttatatacaaaaattagtGTCAAAATTAAaccttttatttagtattaattgTCTAAGAAGACATGATTAACTCCTCGAGCTTATATGTTATACatggatattttattaataaactcttattctttaatgaaaatgattataactattaaaaaatataatgaattgtcaaaataaattaactataatGATGAAATGTTATTCAAAATAGTTCTTATGTGTAACAACTCATTATAACTATGTatatattgtttgctttgggcCTAAAAGAACATCACGATTTTAAAACACGTTTTCATAGTTAAGAAGaactcatacttatatagcatcAGAAACTTCTCCCCTTATCTGATGTGAAATATCACAAATACCCTTCATGCAAACACAATATCCTTGTTGTGTCCCACGGGATTGCGGGGCCAGATTGATAAACTTCTTATATAGGGTCCCCACCAATTTTctctcgaatagttttaattccactgtgagatttcttttttaatggttAATTGTTATGCctaatgaatattgtttaatttttgttccGATATTTGACATGCATgcgatatattttgtatttgttattGTGTACTAA
This DNA window, taken from Vitis riparia cultivar Riparia Gloire de Montpellier isolate 1030 chromosome 13, EGFV_Vit.rip_1.0, whole genome shotgun sequence, encodes the following:
- the LOC117928064 gene encoding protein FLOWERING LOCUS D — its product is MDPSNQISEFSSFPPLPLDPLQYTIFVPHSNPNPNNNPHPSSNTNSNPISNPNPNPNPDPVPNSNHNPYPDHFLSLSIPRKRRRGRPRSAATFTPSQNQVFQIPHTSNGTINGNNYLVGASSSSTSFSKLSIENPTSSTTAVPDISDEIIVINKEATSEALIALSAGFPADSLTEEEIDAGVLSIIGGIEQVNYILIRNHILAKWRENVSNWVAKEMFLGSVPSHCHILLDSAYNFLVTHGYVNFGVAHAIKEKIPTEPSKQNVVVIGAGLAGLAAARQLMRFGYKVTVLEGRKRAGGRVYTKKMEGGNRTAAADLGGSVLTGTHGNPLGIVARQLGYHLHKVRDKCPLYSVDGKPVDPDMDLKVEADFNRLLDKASKLRQLMGEVSVDVSLGAALETFRQVCGDAVNAEEMNLFNWHLANLEYANAGLLSKLSLAFWDQDDPYDMGGDHCFLPGGNGRLVQVLSENVPILYEKTVHTIRYGSDGVQVIAGNQVFEGDMALCTVPLGVLKSGSIKFIPELPQRKLDGIKRLGFGLLNKVAMLFPHVFWGTDLDTFGHLSDDPSRRGEFFLFYSYATVAGGPLLIALVAGEAAHKFESMPPTDAVTWVIQILRGIYEPQGINVPEPIQTVCTRWGSDPFSLGSYSNVAVGASGDDYDILAENVGDGRLFFAGEATTRRYPATMHGAFLSGLREAANMAHYANARVMRIKIERSPSKNAHSCASLLADLFREPDLEFGSFAVIFGKKNSDPKSMVILRVTFTGPRKGSKLDQNHSNKLLFQQLESHFNHQQQLHIYTLLSRQQALELREVRGGDDMRLNFLCEKLGVKLVARKGLGPSADSVIASIKAERGNRKPASTSLALKSGMKPKVAGSKRKVVRKAKVVSNVGGLMPRNSNMRNGNSSIPPSNLIVRNGSGSTPPPNLNMGNGSGLVPRPNLNMGNGSGLVPPSNLNMTSGSGLLPPSNLSIGNGSGFTPPANLNMGNNGSSVPPDLNIGNGGGSELHPHLGLGNDSGVVPPPNINVAESKLMGQM